TATGAAGATTTGAATTTATGgatgaaattatttaaaatattatcttCTGTAAATCTGTTCTAACATGTTAGTTTCTAATGGTAGTTCTTGTTATAACTCTACTCGAGTTCATTCATTTTATTTGCAgctacattttttttattgtactGATATTTATGTGTCTTTTGGGTGACGGTTGAGGGCTATGCAGTAGCTGGAGGTCATTGGGTACATGAATGCAGAATTTATTGGCTTGTTGGAGCTGCAGAGCAGTTGTAGGTTTTGTAGCTTAGAAAGAGAGATGCCTTATTGCTTTGCAAACCACTTTTTAACATGGAGTAGAAAACTGTAATGGCTTATCCTGGGGTAAATTGGAAATGTAGAAAAATAACTGCCATAGTTCTTAGTCTTGGATTATATATATGGTTGCTTCCTGCTCTAAAaaaggaagatgatatttttCCCCTTTGCTGGAGAAGGGATGACAACCTATTCAATGgttgtttttcttcttgttgTGTGATGTAGTCTAAGATAGATCCATGTGTGCCATAGTAAATAAGAATGAATATTTGTTAGGTTGGGTGTCGTTTCAACGTTATCAAAATCCAATCTGAAACTAATTTGATCTGAAAGATGGTTGGATTCTGTTTGTCAATGTTAGGTCATTTTGATTCTGCCTAGCGAAAGGTTTTGACAACTTGAAGATAGGCTTCAGAGAATATAATGCAACATTTGAGGCTTTGAATGAGTAGCTCACAATATCAGAGCATGTAAGAACCATTAGAAGGGAATATGAGATGATTGGATGCAATGAAGAGCACATGAACTACATGGAGGAAGATGCTATAAGAGATTATTGCAATCTTGAAATTTAAGGGGTTCGATCGGATAGCCAGTAAAATCGGAGGTAATTTAAGTTCCATCATCCACTATTTCTATTGAAGAGCATGCAATATCTGAAAGATTAAAACACCCTACCTTGTAATTTGTTACAACTATgtactgatcttcctaattgACATCAAATTTTTGGCTGAAATCTATGGTAAAGCAAAGCATGCAAGTGTTTTCATGAATTTTAGGTCTTCCGACCATCATAGAGATTTATCGGGACATCTTAGTCAAGGATTTGATGTACAGGAATTTCTGTTACATCCTTACTGGAGAATTGATTGGTGAATTTGTGCCTTAAATAAAGCAAGTCCAAGGGGTTGTTGGTAAGCAAGCTGGTTATATAAAACGGAGAGCAGGAAATAGGTATTTTGCTAGAACTGCTTGGATGCTAATTCTCGACAAGGCTAGAAGAACCTTTTTGATGGATCCTTGCTTACACTAGAAGTGTTCGATATGATAGAAAGAGAAGCATTGAACTAGAGGTGTCTATTTTCTTAGATATGTGAATCAATAGACCTTTCTGTATTGGTTGTGGTCAAGGTCCCACCGTTTCGGATCCGGTAGGCATACCGGTTGCCTACCGGACGGTACGATTCCGGTTCGTATTGTGCTCTGGGCGGTACGAACCGGGAAGCTCTTCCCCACcggagccggagaagaagaagagaaccagagagagcgggggaaagagagggagggagaccaccttcggccgccatcggagagccgcggagaGGCGTCGGAGGCTGGTGGGGGGCGGCAGAGCCCGGCGGGGGGCGGGGGAACCCGCGGGGCGCGGTggaggccgcggccgcggccgcgtccACTATTTCGGCCTCCGCCACGCCCCCGCGGGTTCCCCCGCCGGGCTCCGCCGCTccccaccggcctccgacgcccctccgcggctctccgatggcggccgaaggtgggctccctccctctcttccccgcactctctctttttctcttcgttTTCTTCGTCTCCGGCATGGGAACCGGCCTGTACCAGTTTCCGCGGCTCCGGCGTACTGGTAGCTGTACAGACCGGTTtgtacgggccggttcggcaTACCATGGTTGTGGTTGTGGATTGTCTGTGGAGCATAGAACATTTTTTACTTAGGACCAATTGTTGGGAGATCAAAGGTCTAATTTGCCACCGCAAAGCTAAGTGTTGTTGCAAGTATGTGGTTGGTCCAATTTACCATGGGAAGGTTAGGTAGCTTATGCAAGAAGAGATGAAAGTACTTCAAAAAAGTCAGTCCTTTTTATGAACTATCAGCAGTCTCTATTCATCAAATTCCATTGTTGTCAACAGGTTTAAGCAGTATGGATGAGTACACTAGAGAATTCTACTAGTTTTTCTAGTCAATGAGGTTGTAATAATTTGAGGAGGCAATGGCAATGAGATATTGAATAAATAATTGTGGGAAACATCTAAGGGCCTACTAGAGATGTAGCAAGCTTTTCCAATAGTGTGATTATTTGGCCGATCAGTGGGTGTTGGCTGAAGACTTTCGCTCCTTTTAATGCTTAAGCCATAGCAGGGTTATCATCCTCAAGGGATAAGAAGTTCATTTTGGAATTAATTAAGTATTTTAAAACTTGCCTTGATGGTTCAACAAGTTAAGCTAGATGATATCTGCTGTGCAAAGGCCCACACACCCTATGCATGCACAATGTTTTAAATGTGGTCCTAGTGGTAGCATATGAGCTTCCATATGTGGATGCTGTCTTGTGACCGCATCGCATTGGCATTGGGCCATAGTGTGAGAGACCAAGCACCTATCATAGGTCAAGCAGCTTGCATATGAGGTCCTACACCTACATCTGTCAAACAGCTTGCATATGTGGCCTGAGTGCATATGGACTATGTCGACAATTACTTGTTTCATGACATGTCACTTCCCAAAGAAGAAGATTGACTTTTGGGTGTGCTTATAAAGATTGGTAGTTTATATACTATTATATCTTGTCTAATTGGTAGGTACCTTAAACTTAGATGTTAACTAATTCATGtattttgcttattttttgatatttcatCATTTGATAATTTGTATATTTCTTTGTTGCATTAGCATATCTAAACTTTGAACATACTTAGTAAAGCAATATATCTTTTTAAGATTAAATGCTATATTGTGACAAAAAATAGGATCTCATATAAGTGTACAAGTGTAACTTAAATTTCCTACTTTTCATAatctttttacatattttatttccTTTCCTACTTTATCTATATCTATGAATtgtatatatttaaatattttttgaatgCCAACTGCATAGGCACCTGCTATGTACCTGGATATATGCACTACAAAGTACCTTAACCACCTAGATACTGTggttgcattttaaaacttcaaACACATGGAAAAAACCAAATGGTTAGACATAACCATCTGTAGTCCTTTGGTATTTGGCCAGTAGTTTTAGTTGTACCATCCATAGTGATGGGAATCACTATTATTATATTGGAGCTCATAAGTATCTGAGATTAGGAGTTGATTGATTTGCCTGATCAAAATCAACAACTTTTAATAATGCCATATATGCTGATTTTATACAGGTTTGGAAAAACATGAATGTGCTGATAATTTTGCGATTCATTGTTCAAAGCTGGCTTTTGCTTTATCTCTGACTCCAATTAAATTCTTAGCTGCTTGTAGTAGTGATAGACCGTCTACTTTATTGACGTTGTTGGAGTTTTGATATTCCTGCATGTTCTGATTAGTTTCTGATCAGCTCCCTAATTATCTTTGACTACATTTGATTTTGTAGACACTAGCTTTTTATTTGGAGAGTCATAATTATTTGCTTAAATTTTGTGACGCTAATTTCCCTTCAATTTATTGGTGAATAGTTATTTGGTATGTTTGAGCTGCCTGCCACTCCTGAACATCGTTATTTTTCAATCAACTGATGATACGCACCAGATTTTAGTATGTTTGAGCTAGAATCAAATCTACTCATAATTGATGAGGGagtatgttataattggcaatATGCCTGACTTTATGATTGTATTTTCTGCAGAAAAGCAACGACTGAAATGATGTGTATGCGTTGTCTGAAAGTTCAACCAATTGGATCAACTTGCATGACCCCCTCCTGTGATCGATTTTCAATGGccaaatattattgtaatatctgCAAGTTTTTTGATGATGAAAGGTTCTTTTGAAGCCTGACTCCTTTTCTCAATATCATATATTGGCATGAAATTGTATATGATGATGACCTGTTTTCAACTGATCTTTTTTAATTCTGGTGCAGTTGTTGCAATTATTATAAGTCTTTTTAGATTACTGATTGCACAGTCTCTTTAATTTTCTACATCCagcttaaaaattaaaatacatgTTTCTCCAAATTGTGGTTGATACCCTGATAAATGGAAGGAAATTCCTCTAGTTTAGTCTGTTTATTTACAGTGTGTTCTACATAGATGAAGAGTCTCTGTATTTGAATAAATGACTGAGATACCTTTTGCGCATCTTCCAGTCTGTGTAGATTAGGTCACAGTAATGTAATGTGGAGGGCTAAAGATAATGAAGGAAAGGAGAAAGTTCTTGTGCACGGTTATTGCTTACTTTCGCTTGTAGAGAACGATAATAATGATTGTAATCTTCCTAAAAATGTTTCCTAGCTATTTGACAAACTTGATCACATCAAACTGATTTCTTCAAACTTATTTTGTTCACAGAACTCCTGTCTCAGATGTAATTGATGTGTTTCATTAGTCTATAATATAGAGCAATCAGCCAGCGAAGGCATCATATTCTTTCAAGATtacaaaaaattctaaaatcagTCTAAATTAGTAAGAATGCTTTGGGTGAGCGATGAATCAGATTTGTACTACATAAACTTGGGTACATATGTCAGGTGTGGATTTCTGTCCGAGAATTAGATTCTTCCAATATCTAAGAATTTCTTCTTATAAACCCTTGCCTAGATTCACACCAGTACCCATTTGAAGTGTGTTGTCAATGAAGGTTAGAATGGTGACTTGAATttttatgtgtttttttttgtagaaGCTTGAGGATTGTATCCAAATttgattttttatcttataatttGTGCCTCAAATATGAAGGTGGCCCTTATCAAAGTTTTGATTCCTTACCTTCTTTTCCATCTTTCAAGTTTCCAAcattagcaaaaccttggtggTATGTGCCTTTGTTGTGTGAGAATTTACTAGCAATGAATATAGCTTTTTAACCTGCAGTGTTGTTAATGCTAGAGCATCTGTACCTAAAGGTAGTTAATATTTAGAGACTCTTTCAGAATCATCGCTGTTAGCAGTATGTATCAGTAGTTATTTTGAGTAAGaacaaggaaaagaagaaaataaaaaaatagaagcaaGAAATAAATTTGGAAGTCCtttcaaaaagaagaatatgcATGTAATATTGAGTATCTAAAACTGCAATCTTTGGTTCCAGGACTGTATATCACTGTCCATTTTGCAACTTGTGTCGTGTTGGGAAAGGACTTGGTGTCGACTTCTTTCACTGCATGAAATGCAATTGTTGCTTGGGAATGAAACTAGTCGAGCACAAGTGTCGGGAAAAAGGACTGGAGACAAACTGTCCCATATGTTGTGATTTTTTATTTACATCAAGCGCCGCAGTGAGAGCTCTTCCCTGTGGCCATTTCATGCATTCAGCATGCTTTCAGGTTTATCCTTCTCAGTTCTGCTAAACTTTTAGGACAAGAATTTGTTCCCCTTCTGTGTCCATGTCTCtcatttcattttaaaattattgatGAAGTTGATTGTTAACCAAGCTTTCCCAATTTCTGTGCAGGCATACACTTGCAGTCATTACACTTGTCCAATATGTAGCAAATCCTTGGGAGACATGGCGGTAGGATATCGTTATTCCTTATATCTTGTTCAGAAAAAGCATAGTAACTTTTTTGTCTTTATGCAGTTTCAAAGTTCATCTTATATTGGATGGACTGCAAGGAACAAAGGGCATAGTTCAGATAGTAAAGAATGGGTCTGATCCTTTTGAAGATGTGACCTGTTAGTCCTTTTATTTTGATGccccataaaataaaaaaaagataattctGACTGGCTAGTAGTCTtgtattttgtgcatgcatgtgcATTTACTTTCGCATCTAATCAGGAAATATTGCATTTTTTTAAATTGTGCAACTACTTGTATCGTTTAACATGACCAGATTTTCATGTTAAATCACCAATATAGGCTGTTGCCAAAGACAGATAAAGCACCTAAACTATAAGACAAGTAAGCCTCTCCAGGCCATACAAATGCACGGGGAGCCCATGCAAAGGATTTGGTATTTTATTGTTTCAGTGACATGATGCACAAAACCTTGATGAACTCTTCAGATATACGATTTGTAGCAAAATTGTGTAGCTGCATTTCCTCGCTTTTCTGATGCATCAAGGTAGGAAATTTAGTCATTTTCTAAGATTAGGTGTTTACTTGTTTTTACAATTTTCTGGTTCCTGGAATCTATGAACATATTGAATTATAAGTCTTAGAAAGCTATTGACACCATTATTATATACTCTTCCTGATCATCCTattaaaattttgttttttggCCATCAGAAAGTTCTTCACTAGTTCGTGCATTTTATTTGTCTTGTTCATAGGTTTATCTTGGTAAAATGTCTGTTTTTTTCCTCTAGATGCTGATTTTCTAGTTTTATCTTAACATAATTCATGGTCAGTAACATTATTTTGCCTGGATTTTAGAAAGAGCTACTTTCTTTTGTAAGGGATAGGGGGAGGAAAGCAACCAACTCCATCGGTAGGATATTTTTAATGGAAAGATGTGCAAAATTCTTttgagaagaaaatgaaaactGTTTGTTTATTGCATCCCTTCGTCTAGGACCATGTGATAATAATTGATGAAGAGATCAACAGGCCATTTTAATTCTGAAAATTGTGACACACCTTGTCTCAATAGGTTTAGGTGCCTTTCATGGGAATCTTTCTTCccccttttaattctttataacCATTCCTTGAGGTCTTTCATGTTGGTGGAGTTCTAGTATTTTGGTTTTATCATCATCAACTTCATTCAGAAAATAGGAGGGAAGTTGAGAAAATAGTGCTTGTGTAAGTCTTCTTTGTTGTATCATTTCACTGCCAAGCTTTCCTTTTAGATGCAGACAGATTGCATTTCCTTCGCTATCTAAATTGCCCTTGTCAATGGTAGGCACATTCTTAATGATACTGTTATTGCTACTTGGTGTATGGATACATAAGAAAGCAAAGGTGAACGGAGAAATTTGTAACATGGTTCTTCTATCATCCATGTGATGCCTACTTTATCCTTCATGCTGATTCATTGTCTTAATGTGCCAATTCCTGTCTTACTCTGTGGTGCGAAAACTCATACTACACTGAACTTCTAGTTCTTTCTGGTCAGCACCTTTCTGACTATCTCTGTACATAAACCCTTTAAGAACTCAAATGGATGTTGGCATCACGATATTCGAAGCTAAAGTACCCTCCATTTGTTTTTCGCATGGTTGCTTCAATCTCGATAGTTCACCATCAATTGAACTATGCTGCTGGGAAGTTTTAGAGTACTCACAATCCAAGTGTTATTTCATTAAGAAATTACAAATCAGGTTTGACTTGAGAGGCCTAGAATAACTAGTAATGATTTTCTATGCTAAATCGAAATTCATCCACCATACACCCATTCCGAATTACTACTCTAGTCGAGTTTGATACAAATGGTGTTCAGTTAACATTTATATCATAAAAGATGGTGGGCAACCCACTTGCGAGCATCTTGCATAGTTTTAGATTGTAATAATACTTGTGAAACCCAGGCCGCTTCTAATTGGTGAGCAGTTACATTCTAGTTTCTTATGTGCTCTGCATGACATCTTCAAGTTGATGCAAAACTCAGTGCTTTGTTCAGACATTTCCATGTTAATTGTCATTCATTGTTTTAGAGGAATGTGTTTAAACATTGTATCATGGAATTACGGCATCAAGCCTTTTCCTTTGCCTGCTGAGTTAACAAAATTTTAGATCTGTCATTTAACTGTGACAAGCCGTAGAAAGAAAATAACCAGTCTACCTAAATGCAGCTGTGAGAGTCCATCTTGTAGAAACTTATATTATGCCCCAACTCAAATTATAATTCCGGCATGaactttctttatttcttttcttttcttttgtgggAGTCGAGATATCAAAATGTTTATGTATTTATTCAGGTGTACTTTGGCATGCTTGATGCCTTGTTGGCTGCTGAAGAGCTTCCGGAAGAGTACAGAGATCGATGTCAGGTGTGTTTTCGTCATAATTTCTCTTCCTGCTTTCATGACAGGTAATCAAGGGCGGTTAAATAATTACGATTTGTATTTCAGGATATACTATGCAATGACTGCGATAAAAGGGGGACGTCGCGCTTCCACTGGCTGTACCACAAATGTGGTTTTTGCGGTTCATATAATACCAGGGTAATCAAGGCTGATTCTTCGATTTGCTCCACGTCAAATCAGTGAAGGGTgcttttctttgaatatttttCCAGGTGTAAATAATATTCTCACACCAACTATTTGTAGTTTTTGCTGTATCGCACGCACTAGTTCATCGCCAGTTCATTTTTTTTCACAAATTTAAATAATGCATTGGCGTTCTCCTCCAGTAGTTTTCTGACAAATCAGATCAATAAACGAAATTATTACTCAGAATTCTCGAGCTTAACCCGTGTACCATGGAAACGGACTGTAGGTCATGTTTTCTTAGCCATACCTTAGgacaaaaaaggaaagaaagaaaacgtcAGCATTTGTTAGTTCGGGAACCGGGGTCTCGACACCTTGTATCTAGCTTGCTGTTCGTCTTCTGCTCCCGAGCAAATGTTTTcagctttattattattattattttatttattttatttatttatttttatgcaaCAGTGGCTTAAACTTTACGAGTGTGAATGAGGCCAACAAAATTCGAAAGCAATAAAGTAGATAAAGAATTCGGCACTATGTTACGCTCTTTCCAAACAAAACCTTCAGAATGGTGAGCTGCATAGGAAGCAATTCAAATAGCTGCATAGTTTGTTTTTCTGTAAATGTGTGTGGTCTGATGGGCACAACACTTTTGCAGTAGTCCGCGAATGCCAAGTAATAGCGGTCTGTCTGTCTGCACGCCTCCGGCTCTTGATCCAGTCAAGTGGTAGCAGGGGGTCAGCGGATCTTTAATTCTTCGGTGATGCATGCTGAGCTCAGAACTGCATGGAAGGGTATCTTTTATGTCCGTCGGATACTATATGCCGATCGGATTATCCTTAAGGATGACTCGGCTACAGTGGATGTTTTCTGCCCCTTTACTATTGAACGTTTTCTCCACTATTTCTTAGTTGATTTTGGGTCGACGCTTTTAGTTGGTCCTCCTATTGGTTCTGTTTGGTACCGTGGAAAATTTACTCCGAGGAGCCCGGTGTTTTCATGCTGGATCACTTTGAGGCTGTATTTGTGAGGCAACTGAGGCACGTCCAAGGAGTCAAATAACCTCAATGATGGCAAACGTTGGAGGAGTTGGGTCTTGTCAACGCATCCATTCTTCCCCCGGCAGAGTTCTTTCGCgcggggtggttctatatacaccccccctattgctcaggacaccccccaaaaattaaaaaaaaattaaatactctctacacccccccatttgctaaggacccccctaaaaaattgaaaattcctaaattaccccccaccctccccaccccctcacctaaattgctctctacaccccccaaacccccccccaccccgctcttcccctccaaaacacctcgccaacgcccaaaacccccccgttcccccttctccctctcgtcgccggcattctcccgatctccgaccacctcgccggcttctcccggaaccacctcgccggcttctcccgaaattttttttttcacggttcgtgctccgttgggcactggatcgccgaacaaaaggcttctgttcggctgaacagtgccggacagaagccttctgttcggcactgtgcagccgaacagatctgttcggttgagggttgccgaacagaaggcttctgttcggcactgttcagccgaacagaagccttttgttcggcgatccagtgccgaacggagcacgaaccgtgaaaaaaaaaaaatttcgaaacaaggtggaacacgtacctttgcggccgattcttcgtcccaaatcactagttgcttgtccatgcttcgaatggggcttaaatctccttcaaagatcgcctaaacgatgtaaatggatcgaggggtttaaggggggtttgaggggtgttttttttttcttttcaaaacgaaacggaggaggaggaaggggggtgtatgagaaaatttcaagggcaatatggtaattacactaaaggttagtttgggtattttttttttggtttttggggggtgtccttagcaatagggggggtgtatatagaaccaccctttCGCGCGTCTAGTTGATTGAAGGTAGAATGGCAGATTTGGTGTTAActtgttttatatttattttcatcACTTTGTTTCAAAACAGTTAATACAATCCAAATCAGGAGTATGATTTGTCGTGTCCTAAATTTAGAGCATGACATGATCATACTACCCCAAAATACAACTCATAATAAGACGAAACCAACATTGCATATAAATTTcttattaatataattatttcTTATGTTCTCTGGCATTTATTGCATGACGTCTTTATCAACCTttcttctaatgagacaataaaaaaaaagtgcttTGAGGACTTAAAACTTGTGATTGTATTTTATAGATATGCGTAGTTGTGAGTGGATTTGTGTTATATCTATATTCAGCAGAGTTGTATCGCCTCAAGGTGCTGCACATAGATAGAAATACTGCGATTGATTTATTTCGATGCGCTTCCGCTGATCATCAGGGGCCGCCCTTTAAAAGGCCATCGATTAATCGAGCATTAGTGGGATGGGCTCAGGAAGAGAAAGCCCATATCAAGACTAGCCCAACGCAAGTGCTCTCATACGCCTGCCACCGTCAGGCTGGGCTCCAGATCAGAAACCCTAACAATAAAAAGCCTCCCCTGCGTCTCTTGGATTCTCGTATTCCCCCCAGCCCTCATCTTGGTTGTCTCATGGCGTGCATGCTCGATTTCCGGTGCCTCGACGAAGGCCTCGGCGGCCAGAAGAACAAGCGCAAGAGATCCGAATCCGATGGCACCGAAACCATGGACGTCGACCCccacgccgccgccgccggcggggATGGCATCCTTCCGCCGTCCAAGAGGCCCGCCCTCCCGTCCCTTGAGAACCCGGAGAAGCCGGCCTTCGGCCGGCCCACCTACGATGGCGTCATCGCCGGCAAGGTCTCCGGCAGGAAGTGGAAGCAGGCCCGCCCCCGACGGGCGTCCGCCATCGCCGCCTCCCGCCGCGGCCTCTCTCTCGAGATCCGGACGAAAGAGAAGGAGCTGAAGCGGGCATTCCGGGAGCGAAAGGAGGAGCTCAAGGAGGAGATCCGGCGGAacaaggaggagaagaggaagaggagagaggagagggagaagaggaagcaGGAGAACACTCTGAGGACGGGCACGATGCTCCAGAAGATCACCAACCCCAAGACCTTGAAGAAAATAACCAAGTCGAAGCAGAGAAAGCTGCTCAAAGTCGTCCCGGATGAGCTGCTCAACAAGAATAACAGCAATAACAAGAAAAAATAGGGCCTTCTGGTGACTTCCAGTTCCATCATTCCTTTTCTACGTTAATGTTAATTTTGATATGTTTGATGGTTCTCTGATGGTGGGACTTGGTGAATTGACTGGGTTTGGTTGCATGAGTAGGTATACTTTGACAAAAATTTTGGGAAGAACTAGATTTTTTCTGGTGCTAGATCGTGGTTCCTATACAATATTGAGCTAAAGTTGTGATGttgcccttcttcttctttttctcttcttttgaaAATCTATGGAGGTGTATGTTATGTGGCATGATCGTTTATCGTTGGCCGTTTAGTTTTTTCCTTATTCTGATGGCAAGTGGGATACTTAgttctttttcttaatttatAATCTGGCTCTTTT
This portion of the Phoenix dactylifera cultivar Barhee BC4 chromosome 11, palm_55x_up_171113_PBpolish2nd_filt_p, whole genome shotgun sequence genome encodes:
- the LOC103717068 gene encoding coiled-coil domain-containing protein 86-like; translated protein: MACMLDFRCLDEGLGGQKNKRKRSESDGTETMDVDPHAAAAGGDGILPPSKRPALPSLENPEKPAFGRPTYDGVIAGKVSGRKWKQARPRRASAIAASRRGLSLEIRTKEKELKRAFRERKEELKEEIRRNKEEKRKRREEREKRKQENTLRTGTMLQKITNPKTLKKITKSKQRKLLKVVPDELLNKNNSNNKKK